CATTAGAGGAAGTCCAATCAATAAATAAAACATATACTCAACTCCAAGATTTAAAGCTGTTGGATCATCTTTAATGAAGATGCCTATTAAAGGTGCTCTAAACCAAATAACTATAAAACTACCGATGCCCATTAAAAGAACTGACAAGATCATTGCTTTTCTAAATGCTTCTCTTGCTCGATCAGGATTTTGATTGCCTATATTTTGTCCTAAATAAGCAGCCAATACACCACCAATAGCCATCACTGGATGCAAAATAATACTTGTAATTCTATTGCCAACACTAAATGCTGCCACCGTTTGCGCACCATAAGTTAAAATGATTGTGTTCATTATGATAAATCCTATTGCTGTAATCGATTGTCCAAGTGAAGCAGGGACAGCATATTTTGCAATCTTTCTTACAATATCAAAGTCGACATGCAATATACTTTTATCAAGTGTTACTCCCTGTTTAGCATTAAATAATTGATAAATAATAAATGGAACAACACTGATATTAGCGATTAGTGTTGCAATTGCTGCTCCACTAACTCCAAATCCAAATGTTGATATTAATAATGGTGATAATATGATATTAATAATAATCGTAATGACACCATAAATAACTGGAGTGACCGTATCTCCACTAGATTGTCTAATTGCAGTAAAAGCAAAAAATATAAAAACAAAAGGTAATTCAAATGCTCTTATTTGTAAATATTTTACGCTGTTTTCTAAAGTGTAACCTTCAGTTCCCATGAGTTCCATAACAGGTTTTGCTAAGAAAAAAGCTCCAATATTTAAGAAAACACCTAAGGCTATTGCAATCATAACTAAATTAGCTGCAAACTTCTTGGCTTTTTCCATTTGTTTGGAACCTAAATGTTGAGAAATTAATGCTGTACCTGCAGCACTTAGTCCAATGCCTAATGATATGTAGGCAAAGAAAACGGGAAACGTCAACGATATAGAATTAATTGCTTCGGTTGAATACCCTGGTATCTCAGAAACAAAAAACATATCAATGACATCATGAAATGTCTTGATAAGATTATTTAGCATTAAAGGAATAGATAAAATAAGTAATCCTTTAAATATATTTTTATCATGTAATATAAGATGT
The sequence above is drawn from the Mariniplasma anaerobium genome and encodes:
- a CDS encoding MATE family efflux transporter, with protein sequence MSKDEKKQHLILHDKNIFKGLLILSIPLMLNNLIKTFHDVIDMFFVSEIPGYSTEAINSISLTFPVFFAYISLGIGLSAAGTALISQHLGSKQMEKAKKFAANLVMIAIALGVFLNIGAFFLAKPVMELMGTEGYTLENSVKYLQIRAFELPFVFIFFAFTAIRQSSGDTVTPVIYGVITIIINIILSPLLISTFGFGVSGAAIATLIANISVVPFIIYQLFNAKQGVTLDKSILHVDFDIVRKIAKYAVPASLGQSITAIGFIIMNTIILTYGAQTVAAFSVGNRITSIILHPVMAIGGVLAAYLGQNIGNQNPDRAREAFRKAMILSVLLMGIGSFIVIWFRAPLIGIFIKDDPTALNLGVEYMFYLLIGLPLMGIFQTFMGTFNGTGNTKFTFAFSIARLWILRIPAILIFKYTTQIGSSGIWYAMLISNVLIIFVGIFFYNRIDFMPKIDIDRREQRLLKSSV